AATGTGCGTAGATAACGCACCTAAAAGTGCGTTGTtcacacactttaaagtgtgaaATCAAAACCAGAACGCGAGAAAGGATTGAAAACTAACCGCGAATATAGATAAAAGAGACAATGACGGCTGAAGGAGCGGTCGTAGAAGCCTCTGGGTGGTGGGTTGCGGCGACGTCAACGTCCCCTTTCgttggtggcggtggaagcCGCGGTGGGGGCACTATGGGTGTGTTGGGGAGAAAAAGAAGATGgagaagttgaagaagaaggaaaaggagatgatgaagttgaagaagatgaagaaagggaGGTTATGAAAGTGTGTTGGggggaatttaaaaaaaaaaagatattttagtattttcaCATTTTTACGGGGTAGAATTAGATGTCGGAGGGGTGAGAATAACAATTACTTTTAGCTAGTCCTAATAATTTTTTACCCTCGATAATCAGCCATTTTTCTTAGAGTTTAATTTGTTAAATATTTaagataattaatattatttgatTATCGTGGTGACTATTGTAAGGGttcgtttggtgcgacgtatagtataaggcctgatagtataagacctgatagtcttaggcctgatagtataagtcatgataactttcttatactatccagcgtttggtcATAGTATAATTTACcgtatcgtttaaattaatgcaattttatgtttagtgaagtattgaataatgatatataataaaaatcaaatatgaagGTGactataacggtggtggcggtggtgatggaagtggtggtaggttggtggtggtggtggcaatggtggtaggttggtgttggtggcggtggtggtgacattggagataggttggtagtggtggtggcagcgatggtggttgtggtggtggcgatgatagagtggtggtggtaaggcagTGGCGGTGGCTGCTGCGGTAGGGTGGCGGCTACGGTGGAaagtggaggcaatggtggtggtggtggcgataaggTGGTGGTtatggtgtcggtggtggcgacaattatggtggtggtggcgatagagtggtggttgtggtgtcggtggtggcggtagggcagTGGTGATGGTGGCGGTAAGGCCGTGGTGGCGGCGGCgcggtggtgatcgggtggtggcagtggtggcaatagagtggtggcggcgattatggtggtggtggcgatagggtggtggttctggtgtcggtggtggtggtggtggcggcaacaccagtGCTGACGGTAAGGCAGCGGtagcggcggcggtggtgatcgggtggtggcggcaacaccggtggcggtggtggtgctaatggtggtgtaagttggcagcaatggagggtgGTAGTGATGGTggcttatacgtcacaaccttatcatgccttattcatcactcacatgatggattaaataatacgtcattttaacgtataaggggactttgatggataagcttatacaatacaatgtcatcaccaaacaatggataaactcataatgtattgtataagcttatactatcatgcatAATACAGCGTGCCAAGCAAGCCCTAAGAATATCTGTTTATTTTCCTTATGAAACAGTCATGCATGCATGTTAACTTGCAACTGCTTTTTAGTTTGATATATATTGGTGATCTTTTTGTCCAAGCGTTGGCCTGATTTTCTTCCTTATATAAGTGCATGTGTGAATAGGGAGAAAAAGAAAATCTAAAATTGatgttgatttgatttgatttctcCTCAACACTTCTTCGATCTCATTAAAATTTAATCGGGACCATTAAATTATCTGTGTTTCTCTTTTAAACAAATGAATTCATGTACCAAGGTTAGTTGTGATATGCGTTTATGGTATAACATACGATGTGTGGCCAACATGCACATGGAACCTTGGACATGCTAAAGTCATTAACAGCTCCATTGCCGACAATTTAGCTGAAGCAGTCTCAAACAGTATTTAGTTTGTTCGGTATCCATCAATTACTTGTTCAGGGAATCAGATTTTGCATCATATTAAAATGTAGAAGCTACAATTTTCTACTTTTTGGACGATAATATACAACACAATGTAAAATTGGTTATAACCTGTGTCCTTTTACGTACCACTCCTTCAAAGTTAACAATTTAAAGTGTGTTTGTTTATTCATTGAATTGAATATGTGGATCGGATGTGCTTTTTCTCAATTCAATTATTTTGCTAGATTTAGATTCTCTGCAGCCAGGGCAATCCTACACAGCTAGAACGAGATATCAAGCAACATCAGTCTCGGTTGGTTTATATATTTCATTAAGATCAGTGGATGGAGATTAGCGTAAGTTTGAGTCATCAGGAGGACCAGACACACTCTTACTAATCTCATGTTATATTACGGGGAAATTAAACAGTTTTTTCTTCATTACACAATTAGTTATTTACTCTGCTCCTAGGTAGCTTCACTCTCAATATTTGGAGAAAGAGTTAGCCAATCATTTTAAGTCACTAGCTACTCAAGTAAAAGTGTAAAACTAACCATTGCTTTAATGTGTCTTTGATTAGGGGTACACAATCCGTGTAATAAATGGTGTGCAAATTGTTTTTAATTGATCCCTTAATGATCGTAAAACTGAAGACATGTCCCTTTATGAGCTAACACTTTGTTATGAATCCGTGACCGTGAGACAAGGGAGAAATTGAACCAAAAGGTAACCAGAAGAACATATATAACCTTCCTTTACCAGCACGACACAGCCAGAAACCCATGCTAGTTTTGGGCTGAAAGAGAAATGGTGGAAAACTAATACCAATTAATTTATAAGAACTGAAGAATCATACTTTAAAAGGTAGCTATTTTAAGTGGAGAGTCCAAGACTTCATATATTCATACAAAATATCTTATACTTTCAATATGGAACTTGAATTGAATCCTAAAATACTTATCCAATACTTTGGTTACTTTGAATTGTGCAATATTTTCTCTCCTTAGATTTTGGTTTGTACCAAAATAAAGTGATTTCCACAGGTTTGTTCTTTGCAATAATATAACACTTCTTATACATCTATATATACCTCTGTGCCGCTGTATATACAATTGACAATGCCAATTTTGGAAACCACGCACAACTAGTGAAGTTatttaaaaaatgtgaaaatgcATTTATGACATCCAAGAAATACATATGTTTAAAGTATCGCTAAGAGtatctccaatggtagtatctaatgttaaatacatactcatatgagtatctattaccattgaagTACATATTTAATTCTAACATGACAAATATGAGTATGTGAGAATAAatactctacactagacttgaaaagtgagcttgtatttattacaatcacttacaattaatataattagattatatatatatatatattcaacttTATAGAAATTTTTAAgaattgttgggttggagtaaaaagttagtaaagtggTGTAGATGATGTGTCATTATAATGAATTACAAAAATAAGTTAGATGTTTTggtgagtatgatggatgtagatgctctaaAACTGTAAGTATATAAAGATATCGTTATAACTATTGAGAAAGATAAAGGAAATATCCTACAGAATAGTCTTAGTCTAGGGGCCAAGATAAAGCTTGTTAGTCAATGATGCTGATTAAGGCGTTTTTTCTTCCCCTCCCCCAAAGTAAAGGGGCATTAGGACATGAACATTAAAATGCAAGAAGatctcaaaattttcagcaaatcagaaggaaaaaaaattctacAATTAAATGTTGTCTTAATCTCCCTTATTGTGTAGGACTCATATTCCCAGCCGTAAGAAATCTCGGCATTCGGTGAAATCAAGGGCTTTCCACATGATGAGGATCTGATagcttaaatttaaaatagttaCTATACACTTAAAATAGTTTCATTAAATGTGGACTATATGATTTTCATAAGACGATTATAAATCTACAACTTCGGTGAATTTTAAGATTCCTTGACTGCAGATAATTTGAATTCCTTATTGTGCGTGTTCATTAGTAAAATCACCACCATTGCTATAACAGGAAGCAATACCATATTTCTAGTCTAACATGAAGCTTCCCAAAATTGATGCGTCCAACTCTCTTGTGGTTTTAAATTGGGGTATGCAACCACAATTGGAAACGTGATTTGGAGCCTCCGTTTTGGCATTGCAACCACAATTGTGGGCGCATCAACTTGCATTTGTTCATGATTATCCGATGCAATCGCAGCCGCAATTTAAAACACTGGAAATTCTTAACATAAATGGAACTATGATCGTTTTGAAATGCATACATTGTTTCAGATAATACAATACAATACACTCATACACTTTAAGAAGCTAGCAGGGTTTGTTATTCGCAAGGAAAAACTCAAGAACAATTCTAGCATAGAGAAATTGTTTGTCCACTAAAGTTGAAAGAGCATAGCTAGAAAGATTCACCAAGAAAAAAACAATAAGCAACAGAGCACCTTGGCTAATTCCAGTTCCAGATCCAGGCCAAACTACTATGAGAACTCTTGATCTCCCTTATGCTTGCCTCCTGTAGTTACTTTGGAACCCACTGTTGGAACTAAAGGAACGAGGAATGCCAAAGCACAAAGTAGAAGTGGGTGAACCAGAACCAACTTTTTCATTTTCTCCCCTGAAATCAAAAGATGAGCTTAAGAACCTTCTCCTCCCAAACTTTGCATCAGGGACAACCTTGGAAGAAGAATCTGGTGATGATGACCATGAAGGGTGTGGTGATGGAagtgaggatgaggatgaggatgacaTAATCATTTTCTTGAGATTAAATTTTGGAATCAGAGCAAGAAAATATTTTGATCTTGAGCTTTTCTTCTCTGTTTTTTTGGTAGCATTGACATTTTTGAGATGATAGGAAGGTGGAGGAGTCAGCGGAGGCAGAGTGTGCTCAGAGAATGTGTATTTAGGGGTTCCTGGCTGAGATTCCCACACAAATGGGACAGCAACAGCAGCTACTCTGAAAGATGGGTTGGACATGGAACTCTCCTTTGATAGTAGCCTGCAGAAGAACTTGTCATCTTTCTTGATTTGGAGCACACTCTTCTGGGGAAGCTCTGGTTTTGCATTGAACATTTTTGTGTGTTTGATGGTTGGAACACTATACTAGGTTTCTCTGGCTCTGGATGGGActgcagagaaggagaggaaaaaaaccaagaaaaagGTTTTGGGGTGGTTTCTGGTTTAAGAGAGACAAATGCAAATGGAGTTGCCATAGCTGCATAGCTTTTTATATGCAACACTATTCCCCAACACATGTAACATGGTTACCGATAGCAATTGGTATTAAGACTCAATCACACCTTAAATGACAAAACTTCCAATTTCATGTTCCTAACTGTAAACTTGAGTCCCATTTTACTGTGCTTATTTGAATGATTTAAGTCTTGAGACTAAAAGCCTATGCAACATGTTTAATTTGAAGGTTTAGCCTTAATTTCAATGGATCGGAGAACTTCTAACTGGCTTTCCGTGCATTCTGTTGGCTTTAGAATTTTTTATCTAGCACCAGGGATCATATTTTTGTTCAAGTCGGTAACATCGACATGGCGAGGCCAGCTCTCTTggcaagtgttttttttttttctcgggTTGTCTAATGACCCATGAGGAAGTTTCGGTTAAATAACTTATTATCtcatcacattggagataagtgagttgaaaataaattaattaataaaatatagaaattccaactcacatctccaatgtgattggatgatgaattatttaacccaaacttttcttgggtcatttagacaatttttttttccatatacaaaacttaaatttaaacattgtttaagaaaaattaatcaTGTAACGAGCTTGAATCAATAACTTGTgggtagggatgacaatgggtctagGACCCaaagggtacccgcaaaaaatacccactatgggtagggtaaaaacccgctagatggatatgaggttgggtatgggtaattacccaCAAAAAGTAgcgggtatgggtgcgggtatgagtactatagtacccaacccgcctcatacccgcacacacatattattattattattattatttggtaatatataacaaattaacttaagcaatacctttcaaacttactcttttttaaaaaagtagGTGAGTATTTAAAGTATTCATAATCACCACTAATTTACTcgcacttatttttaaaatttgtaagtTATTAACCTACAACTTAGGGCTATATTATAAatctaaattataaatttaaaattatatctttttcgtttattccttctaaaaaaaatatgcttagttgaatgattttatttgttaagtatttgaataatcttttgtatttttattagtgttttttatttaaaattgtagttgtatttttgttttctattaacaaaaatagtgaaaaatatattttggttagctaaattgcgggtaatgggcacggGTATGGGCAaataggtacccagagggtacggggacggacattcaagttgctacccacgcgggtatggggatgggtacgggtaatttttgaaaacgcgggtatgggaatgggtactatagtaccctacccagaccctacccattgccatccctacttgTGGGTAAGTGCCGGCTTAGCATAAATAATTCCAACGTGAGTAAGGGGTTTTAGACATATCTAATTAAAAGCTTAAGATATCATTAGATAATTCCAAGGCGAGTAAGGAGTAGTAATGAattcatgatgatgatgataatgatagCTTTATTGTCTTTTTCACTATTGTTTCAATTTATTATCGGCCTTTGGTAGTTTGATTAGTTAGTTGTACTTGTAACTTGTAACCTTTATGTATATCGAGCGAAAATAGTAACATACTTCATTCGTTCTTATATAACTGACATTATTTCTAACTGAATTTTATTCCTAATTATTTATCACTTTATaaagttcaagagagcattaattatactttaccaattgtacctTTCATTTATTActggtaggaaaattgaaaagttagaattaataagagagataaagagtATAGTAGGAAGTtaaattgtaattttaataaaacaagaacattaattgttatttcttaatacttgtgcaacaaccttaaaataTTAGTTATATAGGAACAGAAGGAGTACATATTTAGGGTGATTTAATGGTCACAACTTTCTatgttttttaaaaaaggaaaacatAATTGTGTTGGTTTAAAAACACCACAAAATGCATGTGCTCATTTTGTGACCATCACGATTAAGTTTCACATTTAATTTAAAACACATCTTATGGCAGTTAAAAACAGTCACTAACCTCCAAGTAGTAAATGTGTTGAATCCTCGCATGTGTTGAAATATTGTGATCCTTGCCATAATGAATAAAGATACTTTGACATCAATATCCCACCTAAACCTAGTGAGATataggaagagaagagagaaaaataaaagatataaaatgtgatttgatagaaaaataagagagacATGAACACAACGTAAGATAGAAGAGAAATTGTGGTGCGAATGAATTTAAACTCTGCCAAAGTTACTCACTATTGATTGAATCCTCTGAGACACACGACATATAATCAACATGCGCATTTAGAGGCAGTTTTCAATTGTCGCTATACGCAAAGTTATCTACAAGCGATTAGCAGAGGTTTTCAACATCCGCTTATAAACACGTAAACTTTGTGGGGGTTACTTTTCCAAACTGCCAGTAAAGTTTTTTTAGATACTTTGCAGATTGTTTGTGACGATCTGGCGTATATCGGGTTAATGTCGATATTTGCATATGtcgaaaaaaaaacaataccaCTTTTGATTTCTAATTACCTAGGATATACATGGACCCACACATGTAATATACACATTGTCAAGCAGCTCTCAATTTCGGAAGTAGTTACCATATATATTCCATGGGTTAAGTTGTATAGAGTCTACTGATAGGTGACTTGCTTGATTTAGCATGGTATCCCCAAAGAAAGGTGATAAAATTTGTGGCTGAAGGTCCTCTATGCTTTGTGAATTGGGATGAAGCACAGCACTAGAAGTTAGTAAATACTCACTTTTAAAACTAAGAAAGGGGATACACATGTCACGTCAAGGGATACTATTTACTACCCTTGTATCCCTCCTTCCCCCTTGCATTGTACTAATAATTTTCTTTGTATTAAGTGCTACCCTCGCATGCAACTGCTTCTTCCATTTATGGAGCCTGAAGAAATTGATATTGGCCACATGGGTTTCTTTGTTTAAtgtgaaaaggaaaaagatatAAGGCCATGGTAGTGTGATAATGAATGAGACATGACTAAATGAATTAGAGGGAAGATGACCTACCCTGCGGTCCATGGTCATAATTTATGACAGAGAGTTTACTGGTGGTCTCTGTCAGTTTTATGAGGTGAGGACATGGTACCTGGAATTAGCCACGAGcgacagtttttttttttttaatgtgtaTATATACTTGAGAATGTGCAAACTAAAAACCACTATCTACTATAAGATATTAAATTTGAAAAGGTGGGTGGGCGTTAAAAACCAACCAAAATCTCATGAATTTGAAGACGATTAGCCGTTTGTTTCACTTAAAAAACAAGTGATTTTGAAATTTGTTACGAAATAGGCCCAGTTCACTAGTCTTACAACCTTGTCAACATCTTATTCCCAGGTTTGGTTTTCCCTTAACGAATGTTAGCGACGTCTGTGGAGAATCGATAAATAATATTCTCGTTCATCTTTACTATGGCGACGACAAGAAAGTGACAAAGGAATCGTATCCTTTCGTAGGAAGGAAAGCCTATtaaaattgatgaagaacaaggCAATCAAAATGATGATCACGTTGAGATAGAGGTAAACTAACTACTCCCGCAGGGAGCAACACCAACAACCTTCAGACTTCAGAGAATGAAGCTGCACGCACGGAACTCACCTCTCAAGATGAACACATAATGAACAACGCTAGAGGAGCAGTTTTAGCTCTAGAGGGAACAAAACCATGTGTTCGTCATCCCACTTCCAGTCGGTAATAACCTAACGCAAGCCACACTTGCTTTACCAACTAATGAAGTTGCTCTCATGCTGTCCATACCTAGCCTATAGAGGAACGTAGTGATCCAGACGCAACCCTTGCCCGTTCAGCTAGATGATGCAGCAATCTGGAGACATTGAGAAACTGATGCATCAAGCTCCACCCAAGAATCAAGCAATCCAGTGGAGATTCCTGCAGTTAGCCACATGAGTCGAGCCCTAAGAGGTGCACTGTTTGAGAGATGACGAACATTCCATATAGGAGGAGAGTACCCTCATTTTCTACTTCCTTATTCCTCGACTATGGTGGCCAAGGAGTTACCTGACAAATTCCAAAAGCACACACAATCGCGAACTACACGGGGGTCTGGCCCCTTAGAACATCTTAACGCTTTCGAAAGCGAGATGAGTTCACTCGAAGCCTCACAAGAATCATGTGTAGAACTTTGCATGTAATCTTAGGTAAGCTGCCCTTACATGGTTCCAGTCCCTAACACATGGGTTTTTACTTGTTGGTGGAATCGCTCTTCGTAGTTCATCCACCACAAGATTAACAAGAGAGAGCTACTGAGGGCTTCACACTCTTTGCCTCGCATCAGGAAAGCAAACAATATTAAGTCCCTAGCTCCTTCCTTTCTGCATTTTACTATAATGCCTCTTTGATTCCTAATTTGTCCAATGGTACTATGTTGCATGTTGTAGTGGAATCTCCATAGAAGAGACTCTCGTTCACACTATATCAAGTTGGTCACCTACCCCTAGTTACCGAGGGGAATGGGTGAGCTAAGGGaaatgaagggatttgcagggtgaagggcCAAGTCTAAACCCTAgcgaatgaactaatttaccaacaattaacaactaacatttgcctatcaatAAAAAACCTACCCCTAGTTAACACAAGAACCATTGGGAATAACCCATATCCATCATCTATTCCATCACCACAAACTCAAGATCATCAACACAACCAAACCATCCCATATCACCTACAGACAGAGAACATTGTCCCACTTCACCATCCTCAACCCTTTCTACCACCCGCAGTTGCCTCCTTCACCACCATTCCCCTTCTTCCAACAAAGCTCGCACATATGTATATTTATATGACAATTCCCCAACCAGAACCACCAAGCAACCTCCTTTTCCTCGATGAGGTTCCACCA
This portion of the Lotus japonicus ecotype B-129 chromosome 3, LjGifu_v1.2 genome encodes:
- the LOC130742449 gene encoding uncharacterized protein LOC130742449, translated to MFNAKPELPQKSVLQIKKDDKFFCRLLSKESSMSNPSFRVAAVAVPFVWESQPGTPKYTFSEHTLPPLTPPPSYHLKNVNATKKTEKKSSRSKYFLALIPKFNLKKMIMSSSSSSSLPSPHPSWSSSPDSSSKVVPDAKFGRRRFLSSSFDFRGENEKVGSGSPTSTLCFGIPRSFSSNSGFQSNYRRQA